TTTGTTGGAGCGCAATGCGGTGAGCGCCGCTTCAAGAAAGATCGTTGGCAGGTCGCTGGAATTGGACATAGAGTCACTTCGTTGATTGGATCGAATTTGTAGGTCAGGCACCGCCGTTGAAGGCAAATGTCGCAGGACTTCGTCAAAACGTCGCCACGTCCCGAGCCCTCGCTTCGAACGTGCCTGACGGGATCGACGTCGATTCTTTCAGGCACATGTGGTGCGATACGACGGACATAGCCACAGTATTAATTGGGCCAACGATTTCGACTTCGACGGCGGTGCCTGACCTACGGCTTTCTTGTCTACTTCGGCCAGTATTCCTTTGAAACCGGCTGATCCTCACCCGTTGGACTCCAACGCCGGAGTTCCGTGGTTTTTCCCTGTTTGACCGTGCGCTCCCAGACCTTGACGCCGTTAATCGCCCAGTAGGTTTGCACGCCGGTGCCGTCGACGATCTCCGAAGCGAGTTTGCCTTGTGGATCATAGTATTTCGCATTCAACACGCCGTACGAGAAATCCGGATCAGGTTCGGCGAGCCATTCGATGCGACACTCGCCCTCCGCGCGCAGTCGGCCGTCGACAAATCGATCCACGAAGCGAGCTTTGTCGTGCGACAGAAACCGACTCTCGACAACGCCACCGATTTCCTTCGTGTCCGTGAAGCGGACGGCAAAATAGTTCTTGCCGAAAAATCCCGGTTGGTCGCCCAGCCCGAAGCCACGGTAGTAGCCCGTGAAATAGTCCACATTCATTTGCAGGGGGCAAGACTTCGGCCACCACCACGCCAACCAAATCGCCGCGGTCAGAGCGAACACCAAGCCAAGAAACGTCACCAATCGCAAACGTATCGAACGATTCATACCAATTCTCCAAACCTCTCCGTGTCCTCCATGCCTCCGTGGTGAATTCTCACGCCGGCACAAAGAACCCCAAATGCAGCTCCGCGTGCCGCAGGTTCATCTTGATCCAATCCGCGTGCGACATCATGCCGAAGACGGGGTTCGGGTGCGTCGGTTGCTTCACGGCCAGGCGATCGAACGCGCGGCGCAAGCGTGCCATCGCTTCATTCGTCGGCAGCACGTCGACGCCGAACGTCCCGCCCGGGATGGAGGGAATCCTTCCGCCGGCCGGGATGCCGCGATTCAGGATTGGCGTCTTGAACAGCGTCACGACGACCCGCAGCAGCCAGGGCAGGGGGGGCATGTCGGGATAGCCGTCGAATGGCGCATCCGCCCAGAAAGCGAGATGCCCAATGGCCTGGCCGAGCGTCCAATTACCGAGTGCGCGCAGCGTGCCGGCTTGTTCGGCAGCGGCGAGGGATTCCGCCTCGCGCAGTGCGGCGGAGAAGTTTTCAAACCGTAGCTTGCGCCGGCCGGTGACCTTGCGTGTGTTGACCATGACCATTCACCGCGTCATACGCGTAAAACTGTCGCCGAATAGAACAGCGCTGAAAACTATCGCGTAAAGAACTGCTTCACCGCCAACCATGTGTTCTCGAAGAACGCCACCGCCGCCGGGTCGCGTCGCGCGCCGTTGATCACATGTTCGCCGAACGCGCCGCCGCCCACGGCATAGTAGCCCACCGCGCCGCCGCCGATGGCGACCAGGCCGATAGCTGCCCCTCCCAGGGCCACGCCGCCGATGGCCGCGCCGCCAATTGCGGCGATCACGCCAATCGACAGGCCGCCGAACGAGAACGCGCCGATCGCCACGCCGCCGAAGGCCACGACGCCGCGCGCTACGCCTCCCATGGCCAGCACGCCCGTGGCAATATCGCCGACCGCGATGAATCCTCGGGCATGGCCGCGAATCTCGCCCGTCTCAAAATTCGGCCCCATGGCGATATCGTACAGCGGCATCCCCAGGATCGTTGCCTCGGAGCGCTTGCGCACCGACCGCGCCCGACGCATCGTCGGCCCCATCGCCAATTGCCGCTCCAACGTAGCGACACGTTCTTCCAACATTTG
This genomic interval from Planctomycetia bacterium contains the following:
- a CDS encoding DUF1569 domain-containing protein, coding for MVNTRKVTGRRKLRFENFSAALREAESLAAAEQAGTLRALGNWTLGQAIGHLAFWADAPFDGYPDMPPLPWLLRVVVTLFKTPILNRGIPAGGRIPSIPGGTFGVDVLPTNEAMARLRRAFDRLAVKQPTHPNPVFGMMSHADWIKMNLRHAELHLGFFVPA